TCGGCCGCCGGACGGTCCGTTCCCTTGCCGGAGGGGGCCACCGGTTCGGTTTTCGCGGGAAGCGGCCCGGCTTCCCGGGCGGCGGCCATGCCCGCCCGCCTGCCGAAGACGGCGGCCTCCATCAGAGCGGCTCCGGCCAGGCGATTGGCGCCGTGCACGCCGCCGCAGATCTCCCCGGCGGCGTACAGCCCCGGGATACCCGTGCGGCCATCCGGGTCAACGCGGATGCCGCCCATCGTATAATGGGCGACGGGTTCCCCCTTGAGCCAGTCCTTGCGCGGATCAATGCCCCGTTTGGCCAGAGCGGCGCACAGCAGGCCGTGCCGGTCCCGCAGGACGTTTTCCGGAACGCCGCGGCAGTCGGTATACACACAGCCGTCCACGCCCCCGCCCGCGCGTATTTCCAACGCGATCGCCCGCGCCAGGGCGTCGCGCGTCATCAGTTCCCCGGCGGCGTTGTGCCGCAAAATAAACCGTTCCCCGTTCCTGTTCCGCAGGACGGCCCCATCCCTGAACAAAGAGTTCGGGATATCCAGCCTGAATGGCGCGGGCATCACATTGGGGTAAAACTGTACCATCTCCATGTCGCGCAAGGCGCATCCCGCCTCCAAGGCCAGAACGAGGCCGTCGCCGTGGCTGTCCGATACGTTGTCCGTTTTGCGGAACAGCCCCCCGTACCCGCCGGTGGCGAGAACAACCGCGCCCGCGCGCACCTGGAGCCGCTCTCCCGATTTACGGTCAACCGCGGCAACACCCGCGACCCGGCCGCCGCCGCGCAGCAGATCCGTCACCCGCAGCCCGTTCAGCAACGGAACGTCCATGGAGGACAAAGCGGCGAGGAGCGGATCAAGGAAGGCCCGCCCCCTGGCCGTCAACGCCGCCGCAGGCCGGTCGACGAAGGCCGTTCTCGGAACGGAGTGCCCCGCCGGGTGGACGCACCTGAACCCCCGGCCTTCACGGCGCAGAGGCACTCCCAAAGATTCAAGGCATTCCAGCATGCCGGACGAGTCCCCGGCGAGGCGGGACGCCAGTTCCGGGTCCGCCAGGCCCTGCCCGGATGCGATAAGGTCATGGAAAAAAAGATCGGCGGTGTTTCCCGGAGCGCGGGAGGCGCCCGAAATGACGCCCCCCGCGACCAGGGTGTTGCCCGACAAGCCTGCCGGGCCAAGACTGAGAACCGCCATGGAGCGCCCCTCCCGCCGCGCGGCCAGCGCGGCCATCAGGCCCGCGAGGCCGCCCCCGACAACGAGCACATCCGGGCGGACGGGCAGAACAGCGGCGGATGCGGGCATCGGCTCCTCCGTGAGGCCGGGGCGTGCGCCCCGGCGTTGCTTTACGCTTTCGCCGGATAGGTGAAATAGCCCCTGCCGGTCTTCAGGCCGAGGTGCCCGTAGTCATACAGGCGCCGCAGCATCCGTGGAACGGCGAAGTCGCGCACGCCAAGGCCTTCGTAGATATTCGCCGTGGATTTGATGCAGACGTCGAGGCCGGAAAGATCCGCCAGCCCCAGACCGCCCATGGGCATGCCCAGCCCGGCCTTCAGCACCGCGTCAAGCTCCGTGGGGTCCGCGCCCAATTCCAGCATGCGCGAGGCTTCGTTCATGATGACGACCAGCAGCAGGTTGACGATGAAGCCCGGCCCGTCCGGGGCGTCCACGATCACCTTGCGCAGGTCCTCGGTCACCGTGCGCACAGCCTGGTACGTCGCATCGCTGGTCTTGTTCCCACGGATGAGCTCCACCAGCTTCATGACCGGAACGGGCGAAAAGAAATGCGCGCCCATCAGTTTGTCCGGCCTGCCGCTCCGCTCGGCCATATCGCTTATGCACAGCCCGGAGGTGTTTGAGACGAAAATGCAGTCGGCCGAAACGTACGCGCCCACCTCTTTGAACATGCCCACTTTGACGTCCAGGTCCTCGTACACGGCCTCAATAACGATGTCTCTGTCCGCGAACGCGGCCAGATCCGCCGCATAGCGGATATTGTCCAAAGTCTTCCGCTTGTCCTCTTCCGTCGCCTTGCCCTTTTTGATGCGGCTGTCGAAGGATTTTTCAATACCCGCCCGGGACTTGTCCATGGACTCCCGCGAGGCGTCATAACAGAGAACGTCGTATCCCGCCTGCGCGCAGACCTGAGCTATGCCCGACCCCATGAACCCGCAGCCTATTACACCGATCCGTTTCATCGTCCGCCCTCCCTGTTGCCGCCCTTTTCGTTGCCGTAGCGGTAAAAACCCTCACCGGAGGCGACTCCCGTCTTGCCCTCCGCCACCATCCCGACCAGGAACTCGTGAGGGCGGTACGCCTGATTTTTCGTCTCCTCGTAAATGCCCTCAAGCAGGCGGAGGATGCGGTCCAGACCGAACGCGTCAGCCATGCGGAGCGGCGCCTTGCTGAAATTCGTCCCGTACTGCATGGCCAGGTCGATATCCTCGGG
The DNA window shown above is from uncultured delta proteobacterium and carries:
- a CDS encoding L-aspartate oxidase; protein product: MPASAAVLPVRPDVLVVGGGLAGLMAALAARREGRSMAVLSLGPAGLSGNTLVAGGVISGASRAPGNTADLFFHDLIASGQGLADPELASRLAGDSSGMLECLESLGVPLRREGRGFRCVHPAGHSVPRTAFVDRPAAALTARGRAFLDPLLAALSSMDVPLLNGLRVTDLLRGGGRVAGVAAVDRKSGERLQVRAGAVVLATGGYGGLFRKTDNVSDSHGDGLVLALEAGCALRDMEMVQFYPNVMPAPFRLDIPNSLFRDGAVLRNRNGERFILRHNAAGELMTRDALARAIALEIRAGGGVDGCVYTDCRGVPENVLRDRHGLLCAALAKRGIDPRKDWLKGEPVAHYTMGGIRVDPDGRTGIPGLYAAGEICGGVHGANRLAGAALMEAAVFGRRAGMAAAREAGPLPAKTEPVAPSGKGTDRPAADRAAAMKRLREILWTHASILRDAAGLRAALDETHAMREEWGRGGGPADRAFGRTLRLAGAVTASALLREESRGAHCRTDYPGTSPDWAVSLAVTLQGGALSIFRDEPARPSAPFSGDAVF
- the hbd gene encoding putative 3-hydroxybutyryl-CoA dehydrogenase (Evidence 3 : Function proposed based on presence of conserved amino acid motif, structural feature or limited homology); translated protein: MKRIGVIGCGFMGSGIAQVCAQAGYDVLCYDASRESMDKSRAGIEKSFDSRIKKGKATEEDKRKTLDNIRYAADLAAFADRDIVIEAVYEDLDVKVGMFKEVGAYVSADCIFVSNTSGLCISDMAERSGRPDKLMGAHFFSPVPVMKLVELIRGNKTSDATYQAVRTVTEDLRKVIVDAPDGPGFIVNLLLVVIMNEASRMLELGADPTELDAVLKAGLGMPMGGLGLADLSGLDVCIKSTANIYEGLGVRDFAVPRMLRRLYDYGHLGLKTGRGYFTYPAKA